One Verrucomicrobiales bacterium genomic region harbors:
- a CDS encoding neutral/alkaline non-lysosomal ceramidase N-terminal domain-containing protein, translated as MNAPSHHGLPGSPLGPRMVLLGLMLLAIHPAIPAAELQVGTARIDITPSYPIRLNGFGGRRTESEGVSQRIWAKALAFQDPATGPALIIAIDNLGVPDYIHQELTRRLAGPLGLKPERIALTATHTHTAPLLSRFTPTIFSVPIPPDHLARVDRYTGELIDAMERVALEAWRNLQPATLSYALGQVTFAANRRTKGGPVDHDLPVLAVRSRDGQLLAIYTSYACHCVTLSHNKISGDWAGYAQEEIERAFPGTLALTSVGCGADSNPSSGVTGDKVDIASAQGQQIAAEIQRLLKTPLKPLAGPLRAAMSRVILPFDKLPTRGELEEKAKRTDAVGYHARFNLAKLDRGEVLPAELPYTIQTWTLGNSLAMINLPGEVVVDYSLRLKREFDRTRLWVNGYANEAPCYIPSERILKEGGYEGGDAMIYYDRPTRFAPGLEQKIIDAIRGQIPADFLAPQGTDGTKPLGAADALRSFRVRAGLELELVASEPLVTSPVAIDWGADGRLWVCEMYDYPQGLDNRFQPGGRITFLQDTNLDGRYDRSQVFLPGIPFPTGVFAWGSGVLVCAAPDLLYAEDTDGDGKADRVQKLFSGFSTENYQARLNGLALGLDGWIYGANGLLGGLITNHLSGGTVDIRGRDFRFRLAADLSSARFETATGLSQQGRVRDDWDRWFGCDNSTLVHHYPIHDHYVRRNPRIAGPPPSLSPFDEPNPNRLHPISRALERFNDLDHLNRVTSACGIGIYRDDFLGAEFKGDLFTCEPVHNLVHRLKVVPQGAMVKVRKPEDETGIEFLASSDNWFRPVQVRTGPDGALWIVDMYRFLMEHPRWISPQRLASLDMRAGADRGRLYRLRPVGQPLRPVRNLIPLTTENLVASLDSANGTERDRVQLALAQRNGTDSVRALKLLARNASRPEVRAQALAASATPLVPLDALIQALKDPEPSVIAMALIQSELWISPGLDYDALSPGTPTLDQLWTSLASLSSHPDPRVTHQLALSLGSSTTPRAGELLAQIATSSEPSLWQQAAILTSAGPHAVVILRALLARVQPQEDPPVSFQPFLEKLLASCPHEAQLVPTLKALLPQTGSVKGWRLHALSRVLDAPNDPLFSVNALLNESPLDAAFKERLIEVLGEISAVANDSRAKVADQVAAVRLLGRNQKTFADDLLQLSRLATDADSSQLREAALKRLSRMSSPEIPGLLLQNWARLSPAIRQDLLRWMLGRESWSLAVLKAAREGTIQANELSSVDRERLSTSSNDEIKKLAELVLPLKAQASRDEVLHRYQSLPDPGNDAANRGRELFIKNCSTCHQAGGSGHRVGPDLDPLAGRELDFWVKNILDPNAVVEPRFVAYEVETRDGRSASGIVQSETGTSLLLVQPGGVTETFLRSELQSIRGLGLSLMPEGLEAVLPPVDFAALVGFLRRSSPPKVIAGQALRSLRGRKDGSLFLPASAAELRGGTITFERDFENIGMWHGTTDQATWRIESTGAGNYDVYLDYACAATSAGNTFQLHLGNQIIRGRVEATGPNWSDYVQVRVGSLSLTEGSHSLSISPDGSLKQALMDLRAIALVPAGGSPQWPRASSVAAPGNPPRDAASLARVILDPKSSEAEKEGATTTHPHLAAAILAELTRELPLETAEEYRRIPWIWRLTLLTARRNDAPQLLELLKLSLPSETTALRDWQAVALGGGIINGLSQLDLWPAERIRAILADDTSLQARWTRALELASAMAADSKVPTGTRYDALRMLGVEPWDKRGKQLAHYLAAGTNEELQMGAVSGLADMPGSQSAAALLGSLAHLKGTNRELALDAMLRGEERVRMLLAAVRAGNLKTSDLGEKRSERLREFPNSVLRQEAVQALSGGDRGQL; from the coding sequence ATGAACGCCCCCAGCCACCACGGTCTACCCGGCTCCCCGTTGGGTCCTCGAATGGTCTTGCTCGGTCTCATGCTCTTGGCCATCCATCCGGCGATCCCTGCCGCTGAACTCCAGGTTGGCACAGCGCGCATCGACATCACTCCCAGCTATCCCATCCGTCTCAATGGGTTCGGGGGACGGCGAACCGAGTCAGAGGGGGTTTCCCAACGCATCTGGGCCAAGGCCCTCGCATTCCAGGATCCTGCCACGGGTCCAGCCCTGATCATCGCCATCGACAACCTGGGAGTGCCGGATTACATCCATCAGGAGCTCACTCGCCGTCTCGCAGGTCCGTTGGGGCTGAAGCCCGAGCGGATCGCACTGACCGCCACTCACACCCACACGGCTCCGCTGCTGAGCCGGTTTACGCCCACGATTTTCAGCGTACCGATTCCTCCGGATCATCTAGCGCGAGTCGACCGTTACACCGGCGAACTCATCGACGCCATGGAACGTGTGGCGCTCGAGGCCTGGAGGAATCTCCAGCCCGCCACGCTATCCTACGCGCTGGGCCAGGTCACTTTCGCCGCGAACCGTCGAACCAAAGGAGGACCGGTCGACCACGATCTGCCGGTCCTGGCCGTGCGATCCCGCGACGGCCAACTTCTCGCGATCTACACCAGCTATGCCTGCCATTGTGTGACGCTTTCCCACAACAAAATCAGCGGAGACTGGGCGGGCTATGCTCAGGAGGAGATCGAGCGCGCTTTCCCCGGGACGCTGGCTCTCACTTCGGTGGGATGCGGCGCTGATTCGAATCCAAGCTCGGGCGTCACCGGCGACAAGGTCGACATCGCGTCTGCCCAAGGCCAACAGATTGCCGCCGAAATCCAGCGCCTCCTCAAGACGCCCCTAAAACCCTTGGCGGGCCCGCTCCGGGCAGCGATGAGCCGTGTGATCCTGCCGTTCGATAAGCTACCCACCCGCGGCGAACTGGAGGAGAAAGCTAAGCGGACCGATGCCGTCGGCTACCATGCCCGATTCAACCTCGCAAAATTGGATCGCGGCGAAGTCCTGCCCGCTGAACTGCCCTATACCATTCAGACGTGGACCCTGGGAAACTCCCTGGCCATGATCAATCTGCCGGGGGAAGTCGTCGTGGACTACTCCCTCCGGTTGAAACGCGAATTCGATCGAACCCGCCTTTGGGTGAACGGCTACGCCAACGAAGCGCCGTGCTACATCCCCAGCGAACGGATCTTGAAGGAAGGCGGCTACGAGGGCGGTGACGCCATGATCTACTACGACCGGCCCACGCGCTTTGCACCGGGGCTGGAACAGAAAATCATCGATGCCATCCGAGGTCAGATTCCGGCCGACTTCCTCGCCCCCCAAGGAACCGACGGCACCAAGCCGCTGGGGGCCGCGGATGCCCTGAGGAGCTTTCGCGTCCGGGCAGGATTGGAGCTCGAATTGGTGGCCAGCGAACCCCTGGTGACCTCACCGGTCGCGATCGATTGGGGGGCCGACGGCCGGCTCTGGGTCTGCGAGATGTACGATTATCCGCAAGGGTTGGACAACCGATTTCAACCCGGCGGGCGTATCACCTTCCTCCAAGACACCAACCTCGACGGGCGATACGATCGAAGCCAGGTGTTTCTCCCGGGAATCCCCTTTCCAACCGGGGTGTTTGCCTGGGGCTCCGGAGTGCTGGTGTGCGCTGCTCCGGATCTGCTCTACGCCGAAGACACCGACGGGGATGGAAAGGCCGACCGAGTGCAGAAATTGTTTTCGGGGTTCTCGACGGAAAATTATCAAGCCAGGCTGAACGGACTGGCCCTGGGGTTGGATGGTTGGATTTACGGAGCCAACGGGCTGCTGGGGGGCCTGATTACCAACCACCTGTCCGGCGGGACGGTGGACATCCGCGGACGAGATTTCCGTTTTCGACTCGCGGCTGATCTCTCGAGCGCCCGTTTCGAAACGGCGACTGGCCTCAGCCAGCAGGGTCGCGTTCGCGACGACTGGGACCGCTGGTTCGGATGCGACAACAGTACGCTCGTCCACCACTATCCGATTCACGATCACTATGTTCGACGCAACCCCCGTATTGCGGGACCTCCCCCTTCCCTCTCCCCGTTCGACGAACCCAATCCAAATCGGCTCCATCCGATCAGTCGGGCTCTGGAGCGCTTCAACGACCTGGACCATCTCAACCGCGTGACCAGCGCCTGCGGCATTGGGATCTACCGTGACGACTTTTTGGGAGCCGAGTTCAAGGGTGACCTCTTCACCTGCGAGCCGGTGCACAACCTCGTCCATCGACTCAAGGTCGTCCCTCAGGGAGCCATGGTGAAGGTTCGCAAGCCGGAGGACGAAACGGGCATCGAGTTCCTCGCATCCTCGGACAACTGGTTTCGCCCAGTACAAGTTCGCACCGGGCCTGACGGAGCGCTCTGGATCGTGGATATGTATCGTTTTTTGATGGAGCATCCCCGCTGGATCTCGCCGCAGCGTCTGGCCAGTCTGGACATGCGTGCGGGAGCGGACCGGGGACGTCTGTACCGCCTCCGGCCGGTCGGCCAACCCCTCCGTCCCGTGAGGAACCTCATCCCACTGACGACGGAGAACCTCGTCGCCTCACTCGACTCCGCCAACGGAACCGAACGAGATCGCGTTCAGCTCGCACTGGCGCAGCGAAACGGAACCGACTCGGTCCGCGCGCTGAAGTTGCTGGCTCGCAACGCCAGCCGACCCGAAGTGCGGGCTCAAGCGCTCGCGGCTAGCGCGACACCCTTGGTTCCGCTCGACGCGTTGATCCAAGCGCTCAAAGATCCTGAACCGTCGGTAATCGCCATGGCGCTCATTCAGAGCGAACTGTGGATCAGCCCCGGGCTGGATTACGATGCTCTTTCCCCGGGAACGCCAACGCTGGACCAGCTCTGGACGTCGCTGGCTTCATTGAGTTCCCACCCAGATCCCCGCGTCACCCACCAGCTGGCGCTTTCGCTGGGCAGTTCCACAACCCCGCGCGCGGGGGAACTGCTCGCCCAGATCGCTACCAGCTCTGAACCGTCGCTTTGGCAACAAGCCGCTATCCTGACGTCTGCGGGACCGCATGCAGTCGTCATTCTCCGAGCCCTGCTCGCCCGAGTCCAGCCCCAGGAAGATCCCCCGGTCTCGTTCCAGCCCTTTCTGGAAAAACTCTTGGCCTCCTGCCCCCATGAGGCACAGCTCGTGCCGACGCTGAAAGCCCTACTTCCCCAAACTGGCTCGGTAAAGGGTTGGAGGCTTCACGCGCTGTCACGCGTCCTCGACGCACCCAACGATCCACTCTTCTCGGTAAACGCGCTACTGAATGAATCCCCGCTCGACGCGGCGTTCAAGGAGCGCCTGATTGAAGTTTTGGGGGAGATCTCGGCCGTTGCCAACGATTCCCGGGCTAAGGTGGCCGATCAGGTCGCCGCGGTCAGACTGCTCGGCCGCAACCAAAAAACCTTCGCCGACGACCTGCTGCAGCTTTCACGCCTGGCCACCGATGCCGATAGTTCCCAGCTACGCGAGGCGGCCCTGAAACGCCTCAGCCGCATGTCTTCACCGGAAATCCCGGGGCTCCTACTGCAGAATTGGGCTCGGCTCTCCCCGGCGATTCGACAGGACCTCTTGAGATGGATGCTTGGGCGCGAAAGCTGGTCTCTCGCGGTTCTAAAGGCGGCCCGCGAAGGCACGATCCAAGCCAACGAACTTTCGTCGGTTGACCGTGAGCGCCTCTCCACCAGCTCCAACGACGAAATCAAAAAGCTTGCCGAGCTGGTGCTTCCGCTCAAAGCGCAAGCGTCCAGAGACGAGGTGCTGCACCGCTATCAGAGCCTACCCGATCCGGGAAATGACGCGGCGAATCGAGGTCGCGAACTTTTCATTAAGAACTGCTCGACCTGCCATCAAGCGGGAGGCTCGGGACATCGGGTGGGACCCGATCTGGATCCGCTGGCCGGCCGGGAACTCGACTTCTGGGTGAAGAACATCCTGGATCCGAACGCCGTGGTGGAGCCGCGATTCGTAGCCTATGAGGTGGAGACCCGGGATGGCCGGAGCGCCAGCGGGATCGTTCAATCTGAAACCGGCACCAGCCTGCTGTTGGTTCAACCGGGCGGGGTGACGGAAACCTTTCTGAGATCGGAGCTGCAAAGCATACGAGGACTCGGCCTGTCCCTGATGCCGGAAGGACTCGAGGCTGTGCTTCCTCCCGTGGATTTCGCCGCACTCGTGGGATTTTTGCGGCGATCCTCTCCACCCAAAGTGATCGCCGGTCAAGCCCTGCGCAGCCTGCGGGGCCGCAAGGACGGTTCGCTCTTCTTGCCGGCGTCGGCGGCCGAGCTGCGGGGAGGCACGATTACTTTTGAGCGTGACTTCGAGAACATCGGCATGTGGCATGGAACCACGGACCAAGCAACGTGGAGAATCGAGTCGACCGGGGCAGGAAACTACGATGTTTACCTGGACTATGCCTGCGCTGCCACTTCGGCAGGCAATACGTTTCAGTTGCATCTGGGAAATCAAATCATTCGCGGTCGGGTCGAAGCAACCGGCCCCAACTGGAGCGACTACGTGCAGGTGCGTGTGGGCTCCCTCAGCCTGACGGAGGGGAGTCACTCGCTGTCGATCTCCCCGGATGGCTCGCTGAAGCAGGCGCTCATGGATCTTCGCGCCATTGCTCTGGTCCCCGCGGGTGGAAGTCCGCAGTGGCCTCGAGCCAGCTCGGTCGCTGCGCCGGGGAATCCGCCCCGGGATGCGGCGTCGCTGGCTCGGGTCATTTTGGACCCGAAGAGCAGCGAAGCGGAGAAAGAGGGGGCCACCACGACGCATCCCCATTTAGCGGCGGCGATTCTGGCGGAGCTGACACGAGAACTGCCTCTCGAGACGGCGGAGGAGTATCGTCGCATCCCCTGGATTTGGCGGCTGACCCTCCTCACGGCCCGCAGAAACGACGCCCCGCAACTGTTGGAACTGCTCAAGTTATCCCTGCCCTCGGAAACAACCGCACTACGCGATTGGCAAGCGGTCGCTTTGGGTGGCGGCATCATCAACGGGCTCAGCCAGCTCGATCTCTGGCCAGCCGAACGCATTCGAGCGATTCTAGCGGACGACACTTCCTTACAGGCTCGATGGACTCGCGCCCTCGAACTGGCTTCGGCCATGGCCGCGGATTCGAAGGTTCCGACGGGCACACGCTATGATGCGCTGAGGATGCTGGGCGTCGAGCCTTGGGACAAACGTGGGAAGCAACTCGCCCATTACCTCGCGGCCGGAACCAATGAAGAGTTGCAAATGGGAGCGGTGAGCGGGTTGGCGGATATGCCGGGTTCTCAATCTGCTGCGGCCCTGCTGGGATCGCTCGCTCACCTGAAAGGTACGAACCGCGAACTCGCTCTGGATGCCATGCTCCGAGGAGAGGAGCGAGTGCGGATG
- a CDS encoding N(4)-(beta-N-acetylglucosaminyl)-L-asparaginase: MTRREFLVGSGAVVGSLALPAKLAAAKPSDPMAQSTSVRPLFVSTWPFGKPANEVALQTFEKGGKLLDAIEQGIGLAEEDVSNASVGIGGIPNAAGVVQLDACIMDGPGHKAGSVAAIEGILHPISVARRVMEKTPHVMLVGAGAREFALQQGFPTTELLTDGQRKQWEKWKKAREAEKAKNPKNHDTIALIALGADGNLCGGCSTSGWGYKLPGRVGDSPIIGGGLYVDNEVGAAGATGLGENVMRYCGSYQVVEFMRQGLSPEEACIETIKRIARLDPKGFDLSINFIAIDKKGRFGAAGTGQGFQYSVTYPGYSKVLQSPGLTAKNVGPIGGNIKP, translated from the coding sequence ATGACTCGTCGCGAATTCTTGGTTGGCTCGGGTGCGGTGGTTGGCTCGCTGGCCCTGCCGGCCAAATTGGCTGCCGCTAAACCCTCCGATCCCATGGCTCAATCCACGTCCGTACGTCCGCTTTTCGTTTCCACCTGGCCCTTCGGCAAGCCGGCGAACGAAGTCGCGCTCCAGACTTTCGAAAAAGGGGGAAAGCTGCTGGATGCGATCGAGCAGGGGATTGGCCTCGCTGAGGAGGATGTCTCCAATGCTTCCGTGGGGATCGGTGGGATTCCCAATGCGGCTGGGGTAGTTCAACTTGACGCCTGTATTATGGATGGGCCCGGGCACAAGGCGGGCAGCGTGGCAGCGATCGAGGGAATCCTGCATCCGATTTCGGTGGCGCGCCGGGTGATGGAAAAGACTCCGCACGTCATGCTCGTGGGAGCCGGTGCCCGCGAATTCGCGCTCCAGCAAGGGTTTCCCACCACGGAGCTGTTGACGGACGGGCAGCGGAAACAATGGGAGAAATGGAAGAAAGCTCGGGAAGCCGAGAAGGCCAAGAACCCGAAGAACCATGATACCATCGCACTGATTGCCTTGGGTGCGGATGGAAACCTCTGCGGCGGCTGCTCGACCAGCGGCTGGGGTTATAAGCTGCCTGGTCGGGTAGGCGATTCTCCGATTATCGGGGGTGGGCTCTACGTCGACAACGAGGTGGGTGCGGCTGGCGCCACGGGTCTCGGCGAGAACGTCATGCGCTACTGCGGTTCCTATCAGGTGGTCGAGTTCATGCGTCAGGGCCTGTCACCGGAGGAGGCCTGCATTGAAACCATCAAACGCATCGCGCGTCTCGATCCGAAGGGTTTCGACCTCAGCATCAACTTTATCGCGATCGACAAAAAGGGTCGATTCGGTGCCGCAGGCACCGGTCAGGGGTTCCAGTATTCGGTGACCTACCCGGGCTACAGCAAGGTGCTGCAGAGCCCAGGCCTGACGGCCAAGAACGTGGGTCCGATCGGCGGTAACATCAAACCCTGA
- a CDS encoding MBL fold metallo-hydrolase, giving the protein MATIPLEDTFVDVISKAQNGFKLSDADLARRADVAPEAIARIKKGEVLEDEIRKLARSLNLGKSSLAEMAKNSWAPDPLAVPGLLQFNTRFGDMTVNAYLVWDETTRQAVAFDTGAIALGMMKSIQSQSLQLRYLLLTHTHGDHVADVERFQSDTQAEIWVSEKEPFPGAKTFAEGTVFSAGGLQIETRSTTGHSPGGTTYVIRGLSRPIAVVGDAVFASSMGGGKVSYLDALGNNRRKIMTLPDDCVICPGHGPLTTVGLEKKHNPFFPEFQKG; this is encoded by the coding sequence ATGGCCACGATTCCACTCGAAGACACGTTCGTTGATGTCATCAGTAAGGCCCAAAACGGGTTCAAGCTGAGTGATGCCGATTTGGCGAGGCGTGCCGACGTGGCGCCCGAAGCCATCGCTCGCATCAAGAAGGGCGAAGTGCTGGAGGACGAGATCCGTAAACTCGCCCGCAGCCTCAACCTCGGTAAGTCCTCGCTGGCGGAGATGGCCAAGAATAGCTGGGCTCCTGATCCACTCGCGGTGCCCGGTCTGCTCCAGTTCAATACTCGGTTCGGTGACATGACCGTCAACGCCTACTTGGTTTGGGATGAGACGACTCGTCAGGCTGTGGCGTTCGATACGGGTGCCATCGCGCTGGGGATGATGAAGTCGATTCAAAGCCAAAGCCTGCAACTCAGGTATCTTCTGCTGACTCACACTCATGGCGACCATGTGGCGGACGTGGAGCGCTTCCAGTCGGATACCCAGGCGGAGATCTGGGTTTCGGAGAAGGAGCCTTTTCCCGGTGCCAAGACATTCGCCGAGGGAACGGTGTTTAGCGCCGGAGGACTTCAGATCGAGACGCGATCCACCACCGGTCATTCTCCGGGTGGGACCACTTACGTCATTCGCGGGCTGAGCCGGCCCATCGCGGTCGTGGGGGACGCGGTTTTTGCAAGCTCGATGGGAGGTGGCAAGGTTTCCTACCTCGATGCGTTGGGCAACAATCGCCGCAAGATCATGACTCTGCCCGATGACTGTGTGATCTGTCCAGGCCACGGGCCCTTGACCACGGTCGGGCTGGAGAAGAAGCACAACCCATTTTTTCCGGAGTTCCAAAAAGGTTAG
- a CDS encoding NAD(P)-dependent oxidoreductase, whose protein sequence is MAERIAFVGVGRMGSNMARRLKETGFEITAVYDTHRPIAEALAKELGCSAPTTLAGVTALADVVVTVVTDDKAMVRIFAPKGDSLLVGAKGRVFINCATVSPKTHVDVEKLAKKAKAASLEACMASSITQARQGTLYLMLGGDEAVYNKVKPVLEKLSNSMRYVGKSGQAARVKALVNMVMNINTAGLAEGLGLGQALKLDLTMLREIFSQTGANSRVLVTDGEDMQNRDHSCFFSASHAAKDSGIALKLGQEAGLTLPLAAATKKQYDRMVKEGLGELDKSGIAELTFKGRHKSKKKK, encoded by the coding sequence ATGGCAGAACGTATTGCATTCGTTGGAGTGGGTCGCATGGGGTCCAATATGGCCCGCCGACTCAAGGAAACTGGATTTGAAATCACGGCGGTCTATGACACCCACCGGCCGATCGCTGAAGCGTTGGCTAAGGAGTTGGGTTGCTCCGCTCCGACGACCTTGGCGGGAGTGACCGCCCTGGCCGACGTCGTAGTCACCGTCGTGACGGATGACAAGGCCATGGTTCGGATTTTTGCGCCGAAGGGGGACAGCCTGCTGGTTGGCGCCAAGGGACGCGTGTTCATCAACTGCGCCACGGTGTCTCCCAAGACCCACGTCGACGTTGAAAAGCTGGCCAAGAAGGCCAAGGCCGCGTCGCTGGAAGCCTGCATGGCCTCCAGCATCACCCAGGCCCGTCAGGGGACCCTCTATCTGATGCTCGGTGGCGACGAAGCCGTTTACAACAAGGTTAAGCCCGTATTGGAGAAGCTCAGCAACTCCATGCGCTACGTTGGGAAATCGGGTCAAGCCGCGCGCGTCAAGGCGTTGGTGAACATGGTGATGAACATCAATACTGCAGGTTTGGCGGAAGGTCTCGGGTTGGGACAGGCGCTGAAGCTGGACCTGACCATGCTGCGTGAGATCTTCTCGCAGACCGGCGCCAACAGCCGGGTGCTGGTGACTGATGGCGAGGACATGCAGAATCGGGATCACAGCTGCTTCTTCTCCGCCTCGCATGCCGCCAAAGATAGCGGCATTGCCCTCAAACTCGGTCAGGAGGCGGGGTTGACCTTGCCGTTGGCCGCCGCCACCAAGAAGCAGTATGATCGCATGGTGAAGGAAGGCCTGGGCGAACTGGACAAATCGGGTATTGCCGAGCTGACGTTCAAAGGGCGTCACAAGTCCAAAAAGAAGAAGTAA
- a CDS encoding 4a-hydroxytetrahydrobiopterin dehydratase: protein MKPLTKPQLKAALKTVPLWRRQGTTIRSSFEFKGFVQAIRFVNQLARLAERAGHHPDIDIRWNQVHLVLTTHDAGGLTAKDFALAAQISKKASSKASAKAEKA from the coding sequence ATGAAACCACTCACTAAACCACAGCTGAAGGCCGCTCTAAAAACCGTTCCCCTCTGGCGCCGCCAAGGCACGACGATTCGGTCCAGTTTCGAGTTCAAGGGCTTTGTTCAAGCGATCAGGTTCGTGAATCAGCTCGCTCGTCTAGCGGAACGCGCCGGGCACCATCCCGATATAGACATCCGCTGGAATCAAGTGCATCTGGTCTTGACGACGCACGACGCCGGTGGCCTGACGGCCAAGGACTTCGCCCTGGCCGCCCAAATTTCAAAGAAGGCCTCCAGCAAGGCCTCTGCTAAGGCTGAAAAAGCCTGA
- a CDS encoding STAS domain-containing protein: protein MDLTFTHSSDGAVKLTGDLDLHTGFLLRETLLELVTSKSEIRLDLSDVRTCDWVTLQLLCSTRKSALAANKPFTISAISPAVVEASAAIGLPLAALSDNQTT from the coding sequence ATGGATCTCACTTTTACGCACAGTTCGGATGGGGCGGTGAAGCTGACGGGCGACCTTGATCTCCACACGGGATTCCTGCTTCGCGAAACGCTTCTGGAGCTGGTCACCTCGAAGTCTGAGATTCGATTGGATCTAAGCGATGTGCGAACCTGTGATTGGGTCACCCTGCAGCTGCTTTGCTCGACCCGAAAGTCCGCTCTCGCCGCCAACAAGCCGTTCACCATCTCTGCGATCTCGCCGGCGGTCGTGGAGGCGAGCGCCGCGATCGGACTTCCTCTGGCGGCACTTTCCGATAACCAAACCACGTGA
- a CDS encoding response regulator, translating into MSKTIMTADDSASMRQMISFTLRNAGFEVVEAMDGKEALSKLDGAPPVGMLITDLNMPEMDGIELIKRVRALPQYKYVPIIMLTTESQDDRKQAGKAAGASGWIVKPFRSEQLVAVAKKFLP; encoded by the coding sequence ATGAGCAAAACCATCATGACAGCTGACGACTCTGCCAGCATGCGACAAATGATTTCCTTTACCCTTCGCAACGCAGGTTTCGAGGTGGTGGAGGCGATGGATGGGAAGGAGGCCTTGAGCAAACTGGACGGCGCCCCCCCGGTAGGCATGCTGATCACTGATCTGAACATGCCAGAAATGGATGGCATCGAGCTGATCAAGCGGGTTCGGGCACTGCCTCAATACAAGTACGTTCCGATCATCATGCTCACCACTGAGTCTCAAGATGACCGAAAGCAGGCGGGCAAGGCCGCAGGTGCCAGCGGTTGGATCGTGAAACCCTTTCGCAGCGAGCAACTCGTCGCGGTAGCGAAGAAGTTTCT